The Immundisolibacter cernigliae genome has a window encoding:
- the atpA gene encoding F0F1 ATP synthase subunit alpha has translation MQLNPAEISELIKSRIEGLGAATDIKNQGTVVSVTDGIVRVHGLSDAMAGEMLEFPATASGQATYGLALNLERDSVGAVILGEYEHITEGDTVKCTGRILEVPVGPELLGRVVNALGQPIDGKGPINAKMTDVIEKVAPGVIARKSVDQPVQTGLKSIDSMVPIGRGQRELIIGDRQTGKTAVAIDTIINQKGQNMTCVYVAIGQKASSIKNVVRSLEANGAMDYTIVVAASASESAAMQYVSAYSGCTMGEYFRDRGQDALIIYDDLSKQAVAYRQVSLLLRRPPGREAYPGDVFYLHSRLLERAARVNADYVEKFTNGEVKGKTGSLTALPIIETQAGDVSAFVPTNVISITDGQIFLETSLFNAGIRPAINAGISVSRVGGAAQTKLIKSLSGGIRTDLAQYRELAAFAQFASDLDEATRKQLDRGARVTELLKQAQYSPLPISLMAATLFAVNKGFLDGVEVSRVLAFEHGLHQHLKSSHAALLQKMEADKALDKAAEEELTAAVAAFQKSFA, from the coding sequence ATGCAACTGAATCCTGCTGAAATTTCCGAGCTGATCAAGAGCCGCATCGAGGGCCTTGGCGCGGCGACCGACATCAAGAACCAGGGCACCGTGGTGTCCGTTACCGACGGCATCGTGCGCGTGCACGGCCTGTCGGACGCGATGGCCGGCGAGATGCTGGAGTTCCCCGCCACCGCCTCGGGCCAGGCCACCTACGGCCTGGCGCTGAACCTGGAGCGCGACTCGGTCGGCGCGGTGATCCTGGGCGAGTACGAGCACATCACCGAGGGCGACACGGTCAAGTGCACCGGCCGCATCCTGGAAGTGCCGGTCGGCCCGGAACTGCTCGGCCGCGTGGTGAACGCGCTCGGTCAGCCGATCGACGGCAAGGGCCCGATCAACGCCAAGATGACCGACGTGATCGAGAAAGTGGCGCCGGGCGTGATCGCGCGCAAATCGGTCGACCAGCCGGTGCAGACGGGTCTGAAGTCCATCGACTCGATGGTGCCGATCGGCCGCGGCCAGCGCGAGTTGATCATCGGCGACCGCCAGACCGGCAAGACCGCGGTGGCGATCGACACGATCATCAACCAGAAAGGTCAGAACATGACCTGCGTGTACGTCGCCATCGGCCAGAAGGCGTCGTCGATCAAGAACGTGGTGCGCTCGCTGGAAGCCAACGGCGCCATGGATTACACCATCGTGGTAGCCGCCTCGGCCTCCGAGTCGGCGGCCATGCAGTACGTGTCGGCCTACTCCGGCTGCACCATGGGCGAGTACTTCCGCGACCGCGGGCAGGACGCGCTGATCATCTACGACGATCTGTCCAAGCAGGCCGTGGCCTACCGCCAGGTGTCGCTGCTGCTGCGCCGCCCGCCGGGCCGCGAGGCCTACCCGGGCGACGTGTTCTACCTGCACAGCCGCCTGCTGGAGCGCGCCGCGCGCGTGAACGCCGACTACGTCGAGAAATTCACCAACGGCGAGGTCAAGGGCAAGACCGGTTCGCTGACGGCGCTGCCGATCATCGAGACGCAGGCCGGCGACGTGTCGGCCTTCGTGCCGACCAACGTGATCTCGATCACCGACGGCCAGATCTTCCTGGAAACCAGCCTGTTCAACGCCGGCATCCGGCCGGCCATCAACGCCGGCATCTCGGTGTCGCGCGTCGGCGGCGCGGCGCAGACCAAGCTGATCAAGAGCCTGTCCGGCGGCATCCGTACCGATCTGGCGCAGTACCGCGAACTGGCGGCGTTTGCGCAGTTCGCGTCCGATTTGGATGAGGCCACGCGCAAGCAGCTCGACCGCGGCGCGCGCGTCACGGAACTGCTCAAGCAGGCGCAGTACTCGCCGCTGCCGATCTCGCTGATGGCGGCCACGCTGTTCGCGGTGAACAAGGGCTTCCTGGACGGTGTCGAGGTCAGCCGCGTGCTGGCTTTCGAGCACGGCCTGCACCAGCACCTCAAATCCAGCCACGCGGCCCTGCTGCAGAAGATGGAAGCCGACAAGGCGCTCGACAAGGCGGCCGAGGAAGAGCTGACGGCAGCCGTCGCCGCCTTCCAGAAATCGTTCGCCTGA
- a CDS encoding F0F1 ATP synthase subunit delta, whose product MAELATIARPYAEALFRAADPAEAPSLVGPLQQLAQIASEPRLREFADNPKVSAGQVSELILGVLPAPLPAALQNLLQVVLENGRLGALGEIASQYQELVDARAGVSQAIVYSAFEISAAQLADITAALARRFGRRLDTRVVIEPELIGGVRVVVGDEVLDTSVRARLEQMRTALAA is encoded by the coding sequence ATGGCCGAGCTTGCCACCATCGCCCGCCCGTACGCGGAAGCCCTGTTTCGGGCCGCCGATCCGGCCGAGGCGCCGTCCCTGGTCGGGCCGCTGCAGCAACTGGCGCAGATTGCTTCCGAACCTCGCCTGCGCGAGTTCGCCGACAACCCCAAGGTGTCGGCCGGGCAGGTCAGCGAGCTGATCCTGGGCGTGCTGCCGGCACCGCTGCCCGCGGCGCTGCAGAACCTGCTGCAGGTGGTGCTCGAAAACGGGCGTCTGGGCGCGCTGGGTGAGATCGCCTCGCAGTACCAGGAGCTGGTCGATGCCCGGGCTGGCGTGTCGCAGGCCATCGTCTACAGCGCATTCGAGATTTCCGCGGCCCAACTGGCGGATATCACGGCGGCCCTGGCGCGGCGCTTCGGCCGCCGGCTCGACACCCGCGTGGTGATCGAACCGGAGCTGATCGGCGGCGTGCGCGTGGTGGTCGGCGACGAGGTGCTGGACACCTCGGTGCGGGCGAGACTTGAACAGATGAGGACTGCCCTGGCGGCCTGA
- a CDS encoding F0F1 ATP synthase subunit B, producing MSINATLFVQLVVFAILVWFTMRFVWPPITKAIDERTQKIADGLSAAERARLELSNANRRVDEQLSAARDDAAKRLADAERLAQSMIEDAKARAAEEGAKIVAAARAEAQQEVVKAREVLRGQVAELAVRGAEQILRREVDSRVHADLLSRLQTEL from the coding sequence GTGAGCATCAACGCAACGCTGTTCGTCCAGTTGGTGGTGTTCGCCATCCTGGTGTGGTTCACCATGCGTTTCGTGTGGCCGCCGATCACCAAGGCCATCGACGAGCGCACCCAGAAGATCGCCGACGGCCTGTCGGCGGCCGAGCGGGCGCGCCTGGAGCTGTCCAACGCCAACCGGCGCGTGGACGAGCAGCTGTCAGCGGCGCGTGACGATGCGGCCAAGCGCCTGGCCGACGCCGAGCGCCTGGCGCAGTCCATGATCGAGGACGCCAAGGCGCGCGCCGCCGAGGAAGGCGCCAAGATCGTCGCCGCAGCCCGCGCCGAGGCGCAGCAGGAAGTGGTCAAGGCGCGCGAGGTGCTGCGCGGCCAGGTGGCCGAGCTGGCGGTGCGCGGCGCCGAGCAGATCCTGCGCCGCGAGGTCGACAGCCGCGTCCACGCCGACCTGCTGTCGCGCCTGCAGACCGAGCTGTAA
- the atpE gene encoding F0F1 ATP synthase subunit C encodes MEHVLGFVALAAGLIIGLGAIGACIGIGIMGSKYLEAAARQPELMNELQTKMFLLAGLIDAAFLIGVGIAMMFAFANPFVLQ; translated from the coding sequence ATGGAGCATGTCCTTGGTTTCGTCGCCCTGGCCGCCGGCCTGATCATCGGTCTGGGTGCCATCGGTGCCTGTATCGGCATCGGCATCATGGGTAGCAAGTACCTGGAAGCCGCCGCCCGTCAGCCGGAGCTGATGAACGAGCTGCAGACCAAGATGTTCCTGCTGGCCGGCCTGATCGACGCGGCATTCCTGATTGGCGTCGGTATCGCCATGATGTTCGCCTTCGCCAATCCGTTCGTCCTGCAGTAA
- the atpB gene encoding F0F1 ATP synthase subunit A: MAAEGHAPSAGEYIRHHLQHLRSTEQASIIDFSVVNLDSVVWSVLLGTLTCWLLWRAARSATAGVPGRFQAAVEMLVEMVDSQARGIIHNAQSRRLVAPLALTVFVWIFLMNAMDLLPVDLLPWLWTQLYGAAGHDPQHAYLRVVPTADLSTTLGLSTSVLLICVFYNVKIKGFGGWVHELFTAPFGSHPLLYPVNFMMQMIEFAAKTVSHGMRLFGNMYAGELIFMLIALMGGAAALSLPGVLLPIGHVIAGTMWAIFHILIITLQAFIFMMLTLVYVGQAHDAH, encoded by the coding sequence ATGGCAGCCGAAGGCCACGCGCCTAGCGCCGGCGAGTACATCCGCCACCACCTGCAGCACCTGCGCTCCACCGAGCAGGCGTCGATCATCGACTTCTCGGTGGTCAACCTCGACTCCGTGGTCTGGTCGGTGCTGCTGGGCACGCTCACCTGCTGGCTGCTTTGGCGGGCCGCGCGCAGCGCCACGGCCGGCGTGCCGGGCCGCTTTCAGGCCGCGGTCGAGATGCTGGTCGAGATGGTCGATAGCCAGGCCCGCGGCATCATCCACAACGCACAAAGCCGCCGGCTGGTGGCACCCCTGGCGCTGACGGTGTTCGTGTGGATCTTCCTGATGAATGCCATGGATCTGCTGCCGGTGGATCTGCTGCCCTGGCTGTGGACGCAGCTGTACGGCGCCGCCGGCCACGATCCGCAGCATGCCTACCTGCGGGTGGTGCCGACGGCTGATCTGTCCACTACGCTTGGCCTGTCGACCTCGGTGCTGCTGATCTGCGTGTTCTACAACGTCAAGATCAAGGGTTTCGGCGGCTGGGTGCACGAGCTGTTCACGGCGCCGTTCGGCAGCCACCCGCTGCTGTACCCGGTCAATTTCATGATGCAGATGATCGAGTTCGCCGCCAAGACCGTGTCCCACGGCATGCGGCTGTTCGGCAACATGTACGCCGGCGAGCTGATCTTCATGCTGATCGCGCTGATGGGCGGCGCCGCCGCGCTGTCGCTGCCGGGTGTGCTGCTGCCGATTGGGCATGTCATCGCCGGCACGATGTGGGCCATCTTCCACATCCTGATCATCACCCTGCAGGCGTTCATCTTCATGATGCTGACGCTGGTCTATGTCGGTCAGGCGCACGACGCGCACTGA
- a CDS encoding ATP synthase subunit I: MSGMTDRNAAWADVDTPDAETWQPLSATEAQALRARQPMLAPSRVVVAQALAGAVTAMLAWAVAGRASVMWSALYGAAAVILPAALMARGLARSVPQSAPALGAVRLLAWEAIKLMLAVAMLALAPRIVAPLSWPALLIGMVVCLKVYWLALLWRGR; the protein is encoded by the coding sequence ATGTCCGGAATGACTGACCGAAATGCGGCGTGGGCGGATGTCGACACGCCGGACGCCGAGACCTGGCAACCGTTGAGCGCCACCGAGGCGCAGGCCCTGCGAGCCCGGCAACCGATGCTGGCACCGTCGCGGGTGGTGGTGGCGCAGGCGCTGGCCGGTGCGGTGACGGCGATGCTGGCCTGGGCGGTGGCCGGCCGTGCCAGCGTAATGTGGTCAGCGCTTTACGGCGCAGCGGCAGTGATTTTGCCGGCGGCGTTGATGGCACGCGGACTGGCGCGATCGGTGCCGCAATCGGCGCCTGCCCTGGGGGCGGTGCGCCTGCTTGCGTGGGAGGCCATCAAGCTGATGCTGGCGGTGGCCATGCTGGCCCTGGCGCCGCGGATTGTTGCGCCACTCAGCTGGCCGGCGCTGTTGATCGGCATGGTGGTGTGCCTGAAGGTTTACTGGCTGGCGCTGCTGTGGCGCGGCCGTTGA
- a CDS encoding DUF4340 domain-containing protein, with protein MSRAKWILAGVTLALVLLTLWAVRDTGQRTGYVARAEKLFPDLPAQAAAARRIEIRSAGQQVTLQGSGSDWTVVDKHDFPADPAKVRALLEGLAGLTLIEPRTADPARHAALNLQAPDTAGARGVLVRVLGEHDTALAAVLLGKPRAAAGQGPRQMFVRRPHEDQAWLAEGAVDPQRTPPLWLRGEAFDLPQAKVREVRVQHPGQAPLVISRAAPEASFSLQTPVPKGRDPQPSTIGAVAYGLQHLPLQNVFKADEVAGDWAQAVSVAFDTFDGLTFTARVLSLNSVPHVRLSAAVADDASAEQRPAATTEAERINQQAGDWVFVVPPHTAGTFTPALENLLVPLAPPEQDAPSGPPGMPSMPGMMPGMRPPGM; from the coding sequence ATGTCGCGGGCTAAATGGATACTTGCCGGCGTCACGCTGGCGTTGGTGCTGCTCACGCTGTGGGCGGTGCGCGATACCGGCCAGCGCACCGGCTACGTCGCCCGCGCAGAAAAGCTGTTCCCCGACCTGCCGGCGCAGGCGGCGGCAGCGCGGCGTATCGAAATCCGCTCGGCCGGCCAGCAGGTCACCCTGCAAGGCAGTGGAAGCGACTGGACGGTGGTCGACAAGCACGATTTTCCGGCCGATCCGGCCAAGGTGCGGGCGCTGCTTGAGGGCCTGGCCGGACTGACGCTGATCGAGCCGCGCACCGCCGATCCGGCCCGCCACGCGGCGCTGAATCTGCAGGCCCCCGATACGGCCGGCGCGCGCGGCGTGCTGGTACGCGTGCTGGGCGAGCACGACACCGCGCTGGCGGCGGTGCTGCTGGGCAAACCACGTGCCGCGGCCGGGCAGGGCCCGCGGCAGATGTTCGTGCGCCGGCCGCACGAGGATCAGGCCTGGCTGGCCGAAGGTGCGGTCGATCCACAGCGCACGCCGCCGCTGTGGCTGCGCGGCGAGGCTTTCGACTTGCCGCAGGCCAAGGTGCGTGAGGTCCGCGTGCAGCACCCGGGCCAGGCGCCGCTGGTCATCTCGCGCGCGGCGCCCGAGGCAAGCTTCAGCCTGCAAACGCCTGTGCCCAAGGGGCGCGATCCCCAACCGTCGACCATCGGCGCGGTTGCCTACGGCCTGCAACACCTGCCGCTGCAAAACGTGTTCAAGGCCGACGAAGTGGCCGGCGACTGGGCACAGGCGGTCAGTGTTGCCTTCGATACCTTCGATGGGCTGACCTTCACCGCCCGCGTGCTGAGCCTGAACAGCGTGCCGCACGTGCGCCTGTCGGCAGCGGTGGCGGACGACGCCAGCGCCGAGCAGCGCCCGGCTGCGACCACCGAAGCCGAACGCATCAACCAGCAGGCCGGCGACTGGGTCTTTGTGGTGCCGCCGCATACCGCCGGGACGTTTACGCCTGCGCTGGAGAACCTGCTGGTACCTCTGGCACCGCCGGAGCAGGACGCGCCGTCCGGTCCGCCCGGGATGCCTAGCATGCCCGGGATGATGCCCGGCATGCGCCCCCCGGGCATGTAA
- a CDS encoding Gldg family protein, with the protein MRRGVLSTGSLVLAVVLLLAINILAATVLGGWRLDLTQNRLYTLSDGSRAVVEKLDEPITLNLFFSQKALRDVPQIQAYAARVQALLKEYAEQSNGKLQLKVIDPEPFSDSEDRAVQFGLRGMPLGGAGGENAYFGLAATNSTDGEEVIPFLSPSSEDTLEYDLTRLIYKLSQTKRPVVAVMSSLPVNGSIVPMTQQQAPPWAVIEQLRELFEVRVLSSFDKKIPDEADLLILIHPKDLSPATLFAIDQYALRRGRVLALLDPYSDVEAPPRDPIMPTMTLPKTGSDLGPLLGAWGVQMQDGVVGDREAARLVSFREDAPPQEYLVWLDLKADRFDSKDVVTARLSQMYMNTVGALGKKADAGIEFTPLISSSKQATLVSTEGLDKPDPAGLLRDFKPADESYPFAARVQGTLKTAFPDGPPEGAEAPAQVLKESATPANLILIADADFIYDRFWAQIGEFRGSRIVEPFADNGAFFINAVDNLTGSGDLINVRSQGTYARPFTVVQAMNRAAQEQFRAAEQRLQAELQQTEQRLSELQSSRGEQAGPLMSAEQQQEIARFQAERVRLRRELREVQHQLRQDIDRLETRLKFVNIGLIPLLIGFAAALVALTRGRGRRSTGERHVAG; encoded by the coding sequence ATGCGACGCGGAGTTCTTTCCACCGGCAGCCTGGTGCTGGCCGTGGTGTTACTGCTGGCGATCAACATCCTGGCCGCCACGGTGCTGGGCGGCTGGCGGCTGGACCTGACCCAGAACCGGCTGTACACGCTCAGCGACGGGTCGCGGGCGGTGGTCGAGAAACTCGACGAGCCGATCACGCTGAACCTGTTCTTCTCCCAAAAGGCCCTGCGCGACGTGCCGCAGATCCAGGCCTACGCCGCCCGCGTGCAGGCGCTGCTCAAGGAATACGCCGAGCAGTCGAACGGCAAGCTGCAACTGAAGGTGATCGACCCGGAGCCGTTTTCCGACTCCGAAGACCGCGCCGTGCAGTTTGGCCTGCGCGGCATGCCGCTGGGCGGCGCGGGCGGCGAGAACGCCTATTTCGGGCTGGCCGCCACCAACAGCACCGACGGCGAGGAGGTCATCCCTTTCCTGTCGCCCAGCAGCGAGGACACGCTCGAATACGACCTGACGCGCCTGATTTACAAGCTCAGCCAGACCAAACGGCCGGTGGTGGCGGTGATGAGCTCGCTGCCGGTGAACGGCTCGATAGTGCCGATGACCCAGCAGCAGGCGCCGCCGTGGGCGGTGATCGAACAACTGCGTGAGCTGTTCGAGGTGCGCGTACTGTCGAGTTTCGACAAGAAAATCCCCGACGAAGCCGACCTGCTGATCCTGATCCATCCGAAGGATCTGTCGCCGGCGACGCTGTTCGCCATCGACCAGTACGCGCTGCGCCGCGGCCGCGTGCTGGCGTTGCTGGACCCCTACAGCGACGTCGAAGCGCCGCCGCGCGACCCGATCATGCCAACCATGACCCTGCCCAAGACCGGCTCGGACCTGGGGCCGCTGCTGGGCGCCTGGGGCGTGCAGATGCAGGACGGCGTGGTCGGCGACCGGGAAGCGGCGCGCCTGGTGTCGTTCCGCGAGGATGCGCCGCCGCAGGAATACCTGGTGTGGCTGGATCTGAAGGCCGACCGCTTCGACAGCAAGGACGTGGTCACGGCGCGCCTGAGCCAGATGTACATGAACACGGTCGGCGCGCTGGGCAAGAAGGCCGATGCCGGCATCGAGTTCACGCCGCTGATTTCGTCCAGCAAACAGGCCACGCTGGTCAGCACCGAGGGCCTGGACAAGCCGGACCCGGCCGGCCTGCTGCGGGACTTCAAGCCGGCCGATGAGAGCTACCCGTTCGCGGCCCGCGTGCAGGGCACGCTCAAGACCGCCTTCCCGGACGGACCGCCCGAAGGCGCCGAGGCGCCGGCACAGGTGCTCAAGGAATCGGCCACGCCGGCCAACCTGATCCTGATTGCCGACGCCGACTTCATCTATGACCGCTTCTGGGCGCAGATCGGCGAGTTTCGCGGCAGCCGCATCGTGGAGCCGTTTGCCGACAACGGCGCGTTCTTCATCAACGCCGTGGACAACCTCACCGGCAGCGGCGACCTGATCAACGTGCGTTCGCAGGGCACCTACGCGCGGCCGTTCACCGTGGTGCAGGCCATGAACCGCGCCGCGCAGGAGCAGTTCCGCGCCGCCGAGCAGCGCCTGCAAGCGGAATTGCAACAGACCGAACAGAGGTTGTCCGAGCTGCAATCGAGCCGCGGCGAGCAGGCCGGACCGCTGATGAGCGCTGAGCAGCAGCAGGAAATCGCGCGCTTCCAGGCCGAGCGGGTGCGCCTGCGGCGCGAGCTGCGCGAGGTGCAGCACCAGCTGCGTCAGGACATCGACCGCCTGGAAACGCGCCTGAAGTTCGTCAATATCGGCCTCATCCCGCTGCTGATCGGCTTTGCCGCCGCACTGGTGGCGCTGACCCGCGGCCGCGGCCGGCGCAGCACCGGAGAGCGTCATGTCGCGGGCTAA
- a CDS encoding ABC transporter permease subunit — MNAMLTVLRRELSAYFYTPLAYVFIVIFLFLNGIFTFYLGQFFSRGQADLLPFFQFHPYLYLVLIPPVAMRLWAEERKTGTLELLMTLPITTGQAVVGKFLAAWLFTAVALALTFPIWITVSYLGDPDHGAIVAGYLGSLLMAGAYLAIGACISVLTKSQVIAFVLSVVVSFLFIVSGLPIVLDFFGAWAPAWLTQAVASLSFLRHFEAIQTGVIELPDIVYFASMIGVWLYANTVLVEAKKAAG, encoded by the coding sequence ATGAATGCCATGCTGACCGTGCTGCGGCGCGAACTTTCCGCCTATTTCTACACCCCGCTGGCCTATGTGTTCATCGTGATCTTCCTGTTCCTGAACGGGATTTTCACGTTTTACCTGGGCCAGTTCTTCAGCCGCGGGCAGGCCGACCTGCTGCCGTTCTTTCAGTTCCACCCGTACCTGTACCTGGTGCTGATCCCGCCGGTGGCGATGCGCCTGTGGGCGGAGGAGCGCAAGACCGGCACGCTGGAGCTGCTGATGACCCTGCCGATCACCACCGGCCAGGCGGTGGTCGGCAAGTTCCTGGCCGCCTGGCTGTTCACGGCCGTGGCGCTGGCGCTGACCTTTCCGATCTGGATCACGGTCAGTTACCTCGGCGATCCGGACCACGGGGCGATCGTGGCGGGGTACCTGGGCAGCCTGCTGATGGCCGGCGCGTACCTGGCCATCGGCGCCTGCATCTCGGTGCTGACCAAGAGCCAGGTGATCGCCTTCGTGCTGTCGGTGGTGGTGAGCTTTCTGTTCATCGTCAGCGGCTTGCCGATCGTGCTCGATTTCTTTGGCGCCTGGGCGCCGGCCTGGCTGACGCAGGCGGTGGCTTCGCTGAGCTTCCTGCGGCATTTCGAGGCCATCCAGACAGGCGTCATCGAGCTGCCGGACATCGTCTATTTCGCCAGCATGATCGGCGTGTGGCTGTACGCCAACACGGTGCTGGTCGAAGCCAAGAAAGCCGCCGGCTGA
- a CDS encoding ABC transporter ATP-binding protein, with translation MQPGVAVRHLTKDFGALRAVDDLSFSVGGGEVVGFLGPNGAGKSTTMKMITGYLTPSSGQVEVCGMDLAQQPLAIKAAIGYLPEGAPLYGDMTPRRFLDFVASVRGMEPVVRRQRIDAVVDRMALRGVLDQSIDTLSKGFKRRVGLAQAILHDPPVLILDEPTDGLDPNQKHEVRELIRDIAADKVIVISTHILEEVEAICSRAVIIAGGRLLADGRPAELASRSQFHNAVVLVLTGGPADLREQLAAVPGVQRVEVLEESAGRVRLRLLASHGRSLLEPVTARLREAGWQADELYVEQGRLDDVFRQLTHEVAGRETRS, from the coding sequence ATGCAGCCAGGAGTCGCGGTCAGGCATCTGACCAAGGATTTCGGTGCCCTGCGGGCGGTGGACGATTTGTCGTTCAGTGTTGGCGGCGGCGAGGTGGTGGGGTTTCTGGGGCCAAACGGTGCCGGCAAGTCCACCACCATGAAGATGATCACCGGCTATCTGACGCCCTCGAGCGGCCAGGTCGAGGTGTGCGGCATGGATCTGGCCCAGCAGCCGCTGGCCATCAAGGCGGCTATTGGCTACCTGCCCGAGGGCGCGCCGCTGTATGGCGACATGACGCCGCGGCGGTTTCTGGATTTCGTGGCCAGCGTGCGCGGTATGGAACCGGTGGTTCGGCGTCAGCGCATCGACGCGGTGGTGGATCGCATGGCGCTGCGTGGCGTGCTGGATCAGTCCATCGACACCCTGTCCAAGGGTTTCAAGCGCCGCGTCGGCCTGGCGCAGGCCATCCTGCATGACCCGCCGGTTTTGATCCTGGACGAACCCACCGACGGCCTGGACCCCAATCAAAAGCACGAAGTGCGCGAGCTGATCCGCGACATCGCCGCCGACAAGGTGATCGTCATCTCCACCCACATCCTGGAAGAGGTGGAGGCCATCTGCAGCCGCGCCGTGATCATCGCCGGCGGGCGTCTGCTGGCCGACGGCCGGCCGGCGGAACTGGCCAGCCGCTCGCAGTTCCACAATGCCGTGGTGCTGGTGCTGACCGGCGGTCCGGCCGACCTGCGCGAGCAACTGGCCGCCGTGCCGGGCGTGCAGCGGGTCGAGGTATTGGAAGAATCCGCCGGGCGGGTGCGCCTGCGCCTGCTGGCCAGCCACGGCCGTAGCCTTCTGGAGCCGGTCACCGCCCGGCTGCGCGAGGCCGGCTGGCAGGCCGACGAGCTGTACGTGGAACAGGGGCGCCTGGATGACGTGTTCCGTCAGCTGACGCATGAGGTAGCCGGCCGGGAGACGCGTTCATGA
- a CDS encoding carbon-nitrogen hydrolase family protein: protein MTQAFTAAVVQMVSGSEVAANLASAGRLIGQAAQAGARLVALPENFALLGRREQDKLAVAEPDDAGPIQDFLADSARRHGIYLVGGTIPLRSADPQRVRAACLLHGPDGRRLARYDKIHLFDVEVADGGERYRESASIEPGDAVVTVDTELGCIGLAVCYDLRFPELFRALLAQGAQILVLPSAFTETTGAAHWHLLCRARAVENLCYLLAPGQGGQHDNGRRTYGHSLIVGPWGEVLAEYTDNGEGIACAQIDLAAMDHLRARFPALQHRRL, encoded by the coding sequence ATGACCCAGGCATTCACGGCGGCAGTCGTGCAGATGGTGTCCGGCAGCGAGGTGGCGGCCAATCTGGCCAGTGCCGGCCGGCTGATTGGGCAGGCCGCGCAGGCGGGCGCCCGCCTGGTGGCGCTGCCGGAGAACTTCGCCCTGCTGGGCCGGCGCGAGCAGGACAAACTGGCCGTGGCCGAGCCCGACGACGCGGGCCCGATCCAGGATTTCCTGGCCGACAGCGCGCGCCGGCACGGCATTTACCTGGTCGGCGGCACTATCCCGCTGCGCAGCGCCGACCCGCAGCGCGTGCGCGCCGCCTGCCTGCTGCACGGCCCGGACGGCCGGCGCCTGGCCCGCTACGACAAGATCCACCTGTTCGACGTGGAAGTGGCCGACGGCGGCGAGCGCTACCGCGAATCGGCCAGCATCGAACCGGGCGACGCGGTGGTGACGGTGGACACCGAACTGGGCTGCATCGGCCTTGCCGTGTGCTACGACCTGCGTTTCCCGGAGCTGTTCCGGGCGCTGCTGGCCCAGGGCGCGCAAATCCTGGTCCTGCCGTCGGCATTCACCGAAACCACCGGCGCCGCGCACTGGCATTTGCTGTGCCGCGCCCGGGCGGTGGAGAACCTTTGCTATCTCTTGGCGCCGGGCCAGGGCGGCCAGCACGACAACGGCCGCCGCACCTACGGCCACAGCCTGATCGTGGGCCCGTGGGGCGAGGTGCTGGCAGAATACACCGACAACGGCGAGGGCATCGCCTGCGCGCAGATCGACCTGGCAGCCATGGACCACCTTCGGGCGCGCTTTCCGGCGCTGCAGCATCGGCGGTTGTGA